From the genome of Acidaminococcus sp.:
TTCGTATGCACATTGAAGATGGAAAGGAAAATCGTTACTTTCTTAGCTTCTTCATGAAGAAATTCATCATCATAGAAATCCTCTACAGACATTACCGTCCCATCTGCGGGAGAATACAAGATATGATTATCTTCCTTCACGGGACGATAGGGTTCCCGGAAAAAGAAAGTAATAAATATCGTAACCAGGGCCGGCAGCACAGCAAAAATCGGTCCAATCAAATAACCGATCAGCAATGTGACCGCCAAAGCTCCGAAAATCATAGAGTATCCTTCTTTAAGGATCTTAAAACTGCTCACGCCCTCACCTCCATCATCCGACTATTATAATACAAAGAACCAAGCTTTGTCTATTTATGGGCAGCGTTCTTTGCATTTAATACCTTCAGAACAAATTTGGGCAGAGCCATCATCCTTCCCAGCCGGCTGGGCTGCTTATAAAGACGGAACAGCCATTCAAGAGAAGCCTTCTGCATCCACTGGGGAGCGCGTTCCATCTTCCCGGCGAGCACGTCAAAGCTGCCGCCGAGGCCGATACGCAGAGACGGCGTCAGTGCCGGTCCGTACTGCTTCAGCCAGTATTCCTGTTTCGGGGCTCCCAGTGCCGTAAACAGGATATCAGCGCCGGTTGCATTGATAGCATCTACAATGGCGGGTGATTCTTCTTCCTTGAAATAACCGTTGCGCATGCCGACAATCTGGACGCCGGGTGCAATTTCCAGGGCCTTTTGGGCGGCGGCTTCCGCAATGCCCGGTGCAGCGCCAAAGAAGTAAATCTTCTGGCCATGCTGCGCCGCGTATTTCAGGATTTCCAAAAAGAGATCATATCCCGCAACGCGTTCGGGCACTTTATAACCGAGTTTACGGCCGGCCCAGACGGTACCCGCACCATCCGGAAGGACCAGGTCTGAATTCCTTAAAAGCTCCAGGTAAGAAGGATCTTCCTGGCACATCATGATGATTTCGGCGTTGGCCGTAA
Proteins encoded in this window:
- a CDS encoding WecB/TagA/CpsF family glycosyltransferase; protein product: MKEKTTIDILGVPVTPFSMQEAVDWLMDRVNHHIPTHVITANAEIIMMCQEDPSYLELLRNSDLVLPDGAGTVWAGRKLGYKVPERVAGYDLFLEILKYAAQHGQKIYFFGAAPGIAEAAAQKALEIAPGVQIVGMRNGYFKEEESPAIVDAINATGADILFTALGAPKQEYWLKQYGPALTPSLRIGLGGSFDVLAGKMERAPQWMQKASLEWLFRLYKQPSRLGRMMALPKFVLKVLNAKNAAHK